The Achromobacter deleyi genome has a window encoding:
- a CDS encoding GntR family transcriptional regulator, with the protein MSKVLTLPGSPPGDGETLSDHIFRKIQSAIVKGEIAPGSKISEPELARIHGVSRGPLREALHRLEGQKLLVRVPHAGARVVSLSRQELSELYEIRESLEGMACRLAAERMPPSEIAELRGVLEAHERDEAFQAGLGYYQQEGDYDFHYRIVKGSGNQMLFRMLCDELYQLARMYRIQYSTTPNRPRQAYAEHHRILDAIADGDGELAEILMRRHIRASRINIEQQIAQSTLQRTEA; encoded by the coding sequence ATGAGCAAAGTGCTGACCCTGCCGGGTAGTCCGCCGGGCGATGGCGAGACGCTTTCGGATCATATTTTCCGCAAGATCCAGTCCGCCATCGTCAAAGGCGAGATCGCCCCGGGCAGCAAGATTTCCGAGCCGGAGCTGGCGCGCATCCATGGCGTCAGCCGGGGTCCGCTGCGCGAGGCCCTGCACCGGCTCGAAGGCCAGAAGCTGCTGGTCCGCGTGCCGCATGCCGGCGCGCGCGTCGTGTCGCTGTCGCGGCAGGAACTGTCCGAACTCTACGAAATCCGCGAATCGCTGGAAGGCATGGCCTGCCGGCTGGCCGCCGAACGCATGCCGCCGTCGGAAATCGCCGAACTGCGCGGCGTGCTGGAAGCGCACGAACGCGACGAGGCCTTCCAGGCTGGCCTGGGCTACTACCAGCAGGAAGGCGACTACGATTTCCACTACCGCATCGTCAAGGGCAGCGGCAACCAGATGCTGTTCCGCATGCTGTGCGACGAGCTCTACCAGCTGGCGCGCATGTACCGCATCCAGTATTCGACGACGCCCAACCGCCCGCGGCAGGCTTATGCCGAGCACCACCGCATTCTTGACGCCATCGCCGACGGCGACGGCGAGCTGGCCGAAATCCTGATGCGGCGCCACATCCGCGCATCCCGCATCAACATCGAACAACAGATCGCGCAGAGCACCCTGCAGCGCACGGAGGCATGA
- a CDS encoding sodium:solute symporter family protein — protein MQETVFFQLSATTAILLLAGFYGATFLMSLFIGEKNENVDGYMVSNNAVGFGLSTASMIATWIWAASFYASATSGFKYGLSGPLHYGFWGALMILFIYPFGRRFRQLAPKAHTLAEVIHARHGTSSQMIMAVSNIVGSCISLMVNFTAAGALVSILSPLSFIQGVLIAGLGVLSYTLWSGFRTSVMTDFAQLAAMIIAAVIIIPLIFFNAGGPDLLQANMWRLNSDQADFYSTKAIMEQGAPYFVAVLAYAIGNQTIAQRLFAVREDLIKPTFLTATVGYGAVVIGLGMLGLLALFVGLEPANGDMNNIIPQMASTYLPPFGIALFFLLVVGSLSSTADSDLAALSAIVMTDVYAKNIARGRPDPRRMLWWGRATMIIATMIGVIFASLRLDILVMLVFVGALWGAIVFPVIASFYWDRVDNRAFVCSVLSAVVLFTIVRFELVPIQGAVAVFFEVFSAIGGAVVLGLMAFGFLGRRIAIAIGGIAVLVMLPFFVGTLRDYIVLMGSLTAYGVSATVCVVLSLRNPHRFDFGLLAERVTSFHREQEALAQPLAGNPGAEPARA, from the coding sequence ATGCAAGAGACAGTTTTCTTCCAGTTATCGGCGACCACCGCCATCCTGTTGCTCGCCGGCTTCTACGGCGCCACGTTCCTGATGTCGCTGTTCATCGGCGAGAAGAACGAGAATGTCGACGGCTACATGGTGTCGAACAACGCGGTCGGCTTCGGCCTGTCGACCGCCAGCATGATCGCCACCTGGATCTGGGCCGCCTCGTTCTATGCCAGCGCGACGTCCGGCTTCAAATACGGACTCTCGGGCCCGCTGCACTATGGGTTCTGGGGCGCCCTGATGATTCTCTTCATCTATCCCTTCGGCAGACGCTTCCGGCAACTGGCCCCCAAGGCCCACACGCTGGCCGAAGTGATCCATGCGCGCCACGGCACATCCAGCCAGATGATCATGGCCGTGTCGAATATCGTGGGCAGCTGCATCAGCCTGATGGTGAACTTCACCGCGGCGGGCGCGCTGGTGTCCATACTCAGCCCGCTCAGCTTCATCCAGGGCGTACTGATTGCCGGACTCGGCGTGCTGTCCTACACCTTGTGGTCGGGCTTCCGGACATCGGTGATGACCGACTTCGCGCAGCTCGCGGCAATGATCATCGCCGCCGTCATCATCATCCCGCTGATCTTCTTCAATGCCGGCGGCCCGGACCTGCTGCAAGCCAATATGTGGCGCCTGAACAGCGACCAGGCTGACTTCTATTCCACCAAGGCCATCATGGAGCAGGGCGCGCCCTACTTCGTCGCGGTGCTGGCCTACGCGATCGGCAACCAGACCATCGCCCAGCGCCTGTTCGCCGTGCGCGAAGACCTGATCAAACCCACCTTCCTGACCGCCACGGTCGGCTACGGCGCCGTGGTGATCGGCCTGGGCATGCTGGGCCTGCTGGCGCTGTTCGTCGGACTGGAACCCGCCAACGGCGACATGAACAACATCATCCCGCAGATGGCCTCGACCTATCTGCCGCCCTTCGGCATTGCGCTGTTCTTCCTGCTGGTGGTGGGCTCGCTCTCGTCCACCGCCGACTCCGACCTGGCCGCGCTGTCCGCCATCGTCATGACCGACGTCTACGCCAAGAACATCGCTCGCGGCCGTCCGGACCCGCGACGCATGCTGTGGTGGGGCCGCGCCACCATGATCATCGCCACGATGATCGGCGTCATTTTCGCGAGCCTGCGCCTGGATATCCTGGTCATGCTGGTGTTCGTCGGCGCGCTGTGGGGCGCCATCGTCTTCCCGGTGATCGCCAGCTTCTACTGGGACCGCGTCGACAACCGGGCCTTTGTCTGCTCCGTGCTGTCGGCGGTGGTCCTGTTCACCATCGTGCGCTTCGAGCTGGTGCCCATCCAGGGCGCGGTGGCCGTTTTCTTCGAGGTCTTTTCCGCCATCGGCGGCGCCGTGGTGCTGGGACTCATGGCGTTCGGTTTTCTGGGCCGCCGCATCGCCATCGCCATCGGCGGGATCGCGGTCCTCGTCATGCTGCCGTTCTTCGTCGGCACCCTGCGCGACTACATCGTGCTGATGGGATCGCTCACCGCCTACGGCGTCAGCGCAACCGTCTGCGTGGTCTTGAGCCTGCGCAATCCGCATCGCTTCGACTTCGGCCTGCTGGCCGAGCGCGTCACCTCGTTCCATCGCGAGCAGGAAGCCCTCGCACAACCGCTGGCGGGCAACCCCGGCGCCGAACCGGCCAGGGCTTGA
- the prpF gene encoding 2-methylaconitate cis-trans isomerase PrpF yields the protein MAHAPQTKIAATYMRGGTSKGVFFKLDDLPESARVPGAARDALLMRVIGSPDPYGKQIDGMGAATSSTSKTVIVGKSARPDHDVDYLFGQVSIDQPFVDWSGNCGNLSAAVGPFAITNGLVDAARIPQDGIAIVRIWQANIKKTIIAHVPVTGGAVQETGDFELDGVTFPAAELRLEFMDPAEEGDGGSMFPTGNLVDDLEVPGVGTFKATMINSGIPTIFLEASALGYTGAELQDDINGDAAALARFETIRAHGALRMGLIKNIEEAASRQHTPKVAFVAPPKEYVSSSGKKIGTGDIDVLVRALSMGKLHHAMMGTASVAIATAAAVPGTLVNLAAGGTERDNVCFGHPSGTLRVGAQAQLVDGEWKVTKAIMSRSARVLMEGRVHVPRVGF from the coding sequence ATGGCCCATGCTCCCCAGACCAAGATTGCCGCCACCTACATGCGCGGCGGCACCAGCAAAGGCGTGTTCTTCAAGCTGGACGACCTGCCCGAATCCGCGCGCGTGCCCGGCGCCGCCCGCGACGCGCTGCTGATGCGCGTGATCGGCAGCCCCGACCCTTACGGCAAGCAGATCGACGGCATGGGCGCCGCCACGTCCAGCACCAGCAAGACCGTCATCGTCGGCAAGAGCGCGCGTCCGGACCATGACGTGGACTATCTGTTCGGGCAGGTCTCCATCGACCAGCCTTTCGTGGACTGGAGCGGCAACTGCGGCAACCTGTCGGCCGCGGTCGGCCCGTTCGCCATCACCAACGGCCTGGTCGACGCGGCCCGCATTCCTCAAGACGGCATCGCCATCGTGCGGATCTGGCAGGCGAACATCAAGAAGACCATCATCGCGCATGTGCCTGTCACCGGCGGCGCGGTGCAGGAGACCGGCGACTTCGAACTGGACGGCGTGACCTTCCCCGCCGCCGAGCTGCGCCTGGAATTCATGGACCCGGCCGAGGAAGGCGATGGCGGATCCATGTTCCCCACCGGCAACCTGGTGGACGACCTGGAGGTGCCGGGCGTGGGCACCTTCAAGGCCACCATGATCAACTCCGGCATCCCCACCATCTTTCTGGAAGCGTCGGCCCTGGGCTATACCGGCGCGGAATTGCAGGACGACATCAACGGCGACGCCGCGGCGCTGGCGCGCTTCGAGACCATTCGCGCCCACGGCGCGCTGCGCATGGGGCTGATCAAGAACATCGAAGAAGCCGCCAGCCGCCAGCACACGCCCAAGGTCGCGTTCGTCGCCCCCCCGAAGGAATACGTGTCGTCCAGCGGCAAGAAGATCGGAACCGGCGACATCGACGTGCTGGTGCGCGCCCTGTCCATGGGCAAGCTGCATCACGCCATGATGGGCACGGCCTCGGTCGCCATCGCCACCGCGGCGGCGGTGCCCGGCACGCTGGTCAACCTGGCCGCCGGCGGCACGGAACGCGACAACGTGTGCTTCGGCCATCCGTCGGGCACCTTGCGCGTGGGCGCGCAGGCCCAGCTGGTGGACGGCGAATGGAAGGTCACCAAGGCCATCATGAGCCGCAGCGCGCGAGTGCTGATGGAAGGCCGCGTACACGTGCCGCGCGTGGGGTTCTGA
- a CDS encoding acyl-CoA synthetase translates to MTKLTETTSYADAQALCSPDKLWELFDGDRERMNIAHECIDRHAGKDQPAIILVRAAGGDESYSFRRIAEESSRFAHYLAAQGIRPGDRVAVMLEPSLPFYVAMFGAMKMGAIAVPLFTLFGPDGIRLRVQDCQPRMLVTNAEKAPLAAGGADMRIVIADDAFLGTLAAYPSRYDCSTRADDLAIFQYTSGTTRELPDAVKHTHRALVTLMLAALYGTGVRPGDRFMCPSSPAWGHGLWHGTLAPLALGVTIGAYAGKFNAERLLQALQDHGFNNISAAATHYRMMRNSGVADRYRYRLDKVSFTGEPIDSETSAFVEATFGRPVCSMYGTTEIGVCLVNYPGAPDFAVKAGSLGKPVPGLRVEVQDANGKPCAPGVTGELKLWRRDDWVATKDLGRVDEDGYFWHGGRADDVIISAGWTMSAVEIEDAILKHRDVSEAAAIGVPDALRGQVVKAFVVSARPGDDAFVEEIQNAVRSRLAQHEYPRQVVFVAELPKTPAGKIHRRKLREQELATASTTPAGAAHA, encoded by the coding sequence ATGACGAAGCTGACCGAGACCACCTCTTATGCGGACGCCCAGGCGCTCTGCTCCCCCGACAAGCTCTGGGAGCTGTTCGATGGCGATCGCGAGCGGATGAACATCGCCCACGAATGCATCGACCGGCATGCGGGCAAGGACCAGCCCGCCATCATCCTGGTGCGCGCGGCCGGCGGCGACGAGTCCTACTCCTTCCGGCGGATCGCCGAGGAATCCTCGCGCTTCGCCCATTACCTCGCCGCGCAGGGCATCCGTCCCGGCGACCGGGTGGCGGTGATGCTGGAGCCCTCGCTGCCCTTCTACGTGGCCATGTTCGGCGCGATGAAGATGGGCGCCATCGCGGTGCCGCTCTTCACCCTGTTCGGCCCCGACGGCATCCGGCTGCGCGTCCAGGACTGCCAGCCCCGCATGCTGGTGACGAACGCCGAAAAAGCACCCCTGGCCGCCGGCGGCGCGGATATGCGCATCGTCATTGCCGATGACGCGTTCCTGGGCACGCTGGCCGCCTACCCGTCGCGCTATGACTGCAGCACGCGGGCCGACGACCTGGCCATCTTCCAGTACACCTCGGGCACCACCCGCGAACTGCCCGACGCCGTGAAGCACACGCACCGCGCACTGGTCACGCTGATGCTGGCCGCGCTGTACGGCACCGGCGTGCGTCCCGGCGACCGTTTCATGTGCCCTTCGTCGCCCGCCTGGGGGCACGGCCTGTGGCACGGCACGCTGGCGCCGCTGGCGCTGGGCGTGACTATCGGCGCCTACGCTGGCAAGTTCAATGCCGAACGCCTGCTGCAGGCCCTGCAGGATCACGGTTTCAACAACATCTCGGCGGCCGCCACGCATTACCGGATGATGCGCAACTCCGGCGTGGCGGATCGATATCGCTACCGCCTGGACAAGGTGTCCTTCACCGGCGAACCCATAGACAGCGAAACCTCCGCGTTCGTGGAAGCCACCTTCGGGCGTCCCGTTTGCAGCATGTACGGCACCACGGAAATCGGGGTGTGCCTGGTCAACTATCCCGGCGCGCCTGATTTCGCCGTCAAGGCCGGGTCGCTGGGCAAGCCCGTGCCCGGATTGCGCGTGGAAGTCCAGGATGCCAACGGCAAGCCCTGCGCCCCCGGCGTAACAGGCGAACTGAAATTGTGGCGCCGCGACGACTGGGTCGCGACCAAGGACTTGGGACGAGTCGATGAGGACGGCTACTTCTGGCATGGCGGCCGCGCCGACGACGTCATCATTTCGGCCGGCTGGACCATGAGCGCTGTCGAAATCGAGGACGCCATCCTGAAGCATCGCGACGTGTCCGAAGCCGCCGCCATCGGCGTGCCGGACGCTTTGCGCGGCCAGGTCGTCAAGGCCTTCGTGGTGTCCGCCCGCCCCGGCGACGACGCCTTCGTCGAAGAGATTCAAAACGCCGTGCGCAGCCGGCTGGCCCAGCACGAATACCCGCGCCAGGTGGTGTTCGTGGCGGAGCTGCCCAAGACGCCCGCTGGAAAGATCCATCGCAGGAAACTGCGGGAGCAAGAACTTGCGACCGCCAGCACGACGCCCGCCGGCGCCGCGCACGCCTAA
- a CDS encoding IclR family transcriptional regulator — protein MSETSTQEPTAAAGPRVRPVPAVTRSIAILRLLGRGGEPMTLKAISQELGMVTSTCLHILRVLVEEGLVKVDAGTKRYSLGVGMLTLARSVIESSPFPALAQPVLDKIASAANVTAIGVEVAGSDHMVVLALSRSTAPFRLHVDVGSRFPALISATGRLVAAFSDFSEKELERRFKSLRWDQAPEFAEWKADVDAVRRQGYSLDRNNYINGVVVIAVPVFDSHQRMTHALVAAGLAEQLDAARVGALARDLQAEANALSQLLATRN, from the coding sequence ATGAGTGAAACCAGTACCCAGGAACCCACGGCAGCGGCGGGCCCGCGCGTTCGGCCGGTTCCGGCCGTGACGCGGTCGATCGCGATCCTGCGCCTGCTGGGCAGGGGTGGCGAACCGATGACGTTGAAGGCGATTTCGCAGGAACTGGGCATGGTGACCAGCACCTGCCTGCACATCCTCCGGGTGCTGGTGGAAGAGGGGCTGGTGAAGGTCGACGCCGGCACCAAGCGCTACAGCCTGGGCGTGGGCATGCTGACGCTGGCGCGCAGCGTGATCGAAAGCAGCCCGTTCCCCGCCCTGGCGCAGCCGGTGCTGGACAAGATCGCCAGCGCGGCGAACGTCACGGCCATCGGCGTCGAGGTCGCGGGCAGCGACCACATGGTTGTACTGGCGCTGTCGCGTTCCACCGCGCCGTTCCGCCTGCACGTGGATGTGGGCAGCCGGTTCCCCGCGCTGATCAGCGCGACGGGCCGCCTGGTGGCGGCCTTCTCGGATTTTTCGGAGAAGGAACTGGAGCGCCGCTTCAAGAGCTTGCGCTGGGACCAGGCGCCCGAGTTCGCCGAGTGGAAGGCAGACGTGGATGCCGTGCGCCGGCAGGGCTACAGCCTGGACCGCAACAACTACATCAACGGCGTCGTCGTGATCGCGGTGCCGGTGTTCGACAGCCACCAGCGCATGACGCATGCGCTGGTGGCGGCAGGCCTGGCCGAGCAGCTGGACGCGGCGCGCGTCGGCGCGCTGGCCCGGGACCTGCAGGCCGAGGCGAACGCCTTGTCCCAACTGCTGGCAACCCGGAACTGA
- the acnD gene encoding Fe/S-dependent 2-methylisocitrate dehydratase AcnD yields MNQSYRKTLPGTRLDYFDARAAVEAIAPGAYDGLPYTSRVLAENLVRRCEPAMLTDALKQLIERRRDLDFPWFPARVVCHDILGQTALVDLAGLRDAIAEKGGDPAKVNPVVPVQLIVDHSLAVEYDGNDPDAFAKNRAVEDRRNEDRFHFIDWTKQAFENIEVVPPGNGIMHQINLERMSPVIYTQDGVAFPDTLVGTDSHTPHVDALGVIAIGVGGLEAENVMLGRASWMRLPDIIGVELSGRAQPGITATDIVLTLTEFLRKEKVVGAYLEFYGEGASSLTLGDRATISNMAPEYGATAAMFSIDQQTIDYLRLTGREDEQIALVETYARTAGLWSDSLATAEYERVLRFDLSTVVRTLAGPSNPHRRLPVSDLAERGISGVVENEPGLMPDGAVIIAAITSCTNTSNPRNVIAAGLLARNANRAGLARKPWVKSSLAPGSKAVQLYLDEAGLTEDLEKLGFGVVAFACTTCNGMSGALDPVIQQEIIDRDLYATAVLSGNRNFDGRIHPYAKQAFLASPPLVVAYAIAGTIRFDIERDVLGIAADGREIRLKDIWPSDEEIDAMVKSAVKPEQFRKVYAPMFGIKDDRQNAVSPLYDWRPQSTYIRRPPYWEGALAGERGLRGMLPLAVLGDNITTDHLSPSNAILLDSAAGEYLDKMGLPEEDFNSYATHRGDHLTAQRATFANPKLFNEMVKNDDGTVKQGSLARVEPEGQVMRMWEAIETYMERKQPLIIVAGADYGQGSSRDWAAKGVRLAGVEAIVAEGFERIHRTNLIGMGVLPLEFKPGVNRKTLALDGTESYDVIGERKPRADLTLVIHRRDGQTVEVPVTCRLDTAEEVSIYEAGGVLQRFAQDFLEAESVSGAGKLAG; encoded by the coding sequence ATGAACCAGTCGTACCGCAAGACCCTGCCCGGCACCCGCCTGGACTATTTCGACGCCCGCGCGGCCGTGGAGGCCATCGCTCCCGGCGCTTATGACGGCCTGCCCTATACCTCGCGCGTATTGGCCGAGAACCTGGTCCGCCGCTGCGAACCGGCCATGCTGACCGATGCGCTCAAGCAGCTGATCGAACGCCGCCGCGACCTGGACTTCCCGTGGTTTCCCGCGCGCGTGGTCTGCCATGACATCCTGGGCCAGACCGCGCTGGTGGACCTGGCCGGCCTGCGCGACGCCATCGCCGAGAAAGGCGGCGATCCGGCCAAGGTCAATCCCGTCGTGCCGGTGCAGCTGATCGTCGACCACTCGCTGGCCGTGGAATACGACGGCAACGATCCCGACGCCTTCGCGAAGAACCGCGCCGTCGAAGACCGCCGCAACGAAGACCGCTTCCATTTCATCGACTGGACCAAGCAGGCCTTCGAGAACATCGAGGTCGTGCCGCCGGGCAACGGCATCATGCACCAGATCAACCTGGAGCGGATGTCCCCCGTGATCTACACGCAGGACGGCGTGGCCTTCCCGGACACGCTGGTGGGCACCGACAGCCATACGCCGCACGTGGACGCGCTGGGCGTGATCGCCATCGGCGTGGGCGGCCTGGAAGCCGAAAACGTCATGCTGGGCCGCGCGTCCTGGATGCGCCTGCCCGACATCATCGGCGTGGAACTGAGCGGCCGCGCCCAGCCCGGCATCACCGCCACCGACATCGTGCTGACCCTGACCGAATTCCTGCGCAAGGAAAAAGTGGTGGGCGCGTACCTGGAGTTTTACGGCGAAGGCGCCTCCAGCCTGACGCTGGGCGACCGCGCCACCATCTCGAACATGGCGCCCGAGTACGGCGCCACGGCCGCGATGTTCTCGATCGACCAGCAGACCATCGACTACCTGCGCCTGACCGGCCGCGAGGACGAGCAGATCGCGCTGGTGGAAACCTATGCCAGGACCGCGGGCCTGTGGTCCGACAGCCTGGCCACCGCCGAGTACGAGCGCGTGCTGCGCTTTGACCTGTCGACCGTGGTGCGCACGCTGGCCGGCCCGTCCAACCCGCATCGCCGCCTGCCGGTGTCCGACCTGGCCGAACGCGGAATCTCGGGCGTGGTCGAAAACGAACCCGGCCTGATGCCGGACGGCGCCGTCATCATCGCCGCCATCACCAGCTGCACCAACACCAGCAATCCGCGCAACGTCATCGCGGCGGGCCTCCTGGCGCGCAACGCCAATCGCGCGGGCCTGGCCCGCAAGCCCTGGGTAAAGAGCTCGCTCGCGCCCGGCTCCAAGGCCGTGCAGCTGTACCTGGATGAAGCCGGCCTGACCGAAGACCTGGAAAAACTGGGCTTTGGCGTGGTGGCGTTTGCCTGTACCACGTGCAACGGCATGTCCGGCGCGCTGGACCCCGTGATCCAGCAGGAAATCATCGACCGCGACCTCTACGCCACCGCCGTGCTGTCCGGCAACCGCAACTTCGACGGCCGCATCCATCCCTATGCCAAGCAGGCCTTCCTGGCATCGCCGCCGCTGGTCGTGGCCTACGCCATCGCCGGCACCATCCGCTTCGACATCGAACGCGACGTGCTGGGCATCGCCGCCGACGGCCGCGAGATCCGTCTGAAGGACATCTGGCCCAGCGACGAAGAGATCGACGCCATGGTCAAGTCCGCGGTCAAGCCCGAGCAGTTCCGCAAGGTCTACGCCCCGATGTTCGGCATCAAGGACGACCGCCAGAACGCCGTCAGCCCGCTGTACGACTGGCGCCCGCAAAGCACCTACATCCGCCGCCCGCCGTACTGGGAAGGCGCGCTGGCGGGCGAGCGCGGCCTGCGCGGCATGCTGCCGCTGGCCGTGCTGGGCGACAACATCACCACCGACCACCTGTCGCCGTCCAACGCCATCCTGCTCGACAGCGCCGCCGGCGAATACCTGGACAAGATGGGCCTGCCCGAAGAGGACTTCAATTCCTACGCTACGCACCGCGGCGATCACCTGACCGCGCAGCGCGCCACCTTCGCCAACCCCAAGCTCTTCAACGAAATGGTGAAGAACGACGACGGCACGGTCAAGCAAGGCTCGCTGGCGCGCGTGGAGCCCGAAGGCCAGGTCATGCGCATGTGGGAAGCCATCGAGACCTACATGGAGCGCAAGCAGCCGCTGATCATCGTGGCCGGCGCCGACTATGGCCAGGGCTCCTCGCGCGACTGGGCCGCCAAGGGCGTGCGCCTGGCCGGCGTGGAAGCCATCGTCGCCGAAGGCTTCGAGCGCATCCACCGCACCAACCTGATCGGCATGGGCGTGCTGCCGCTGGAATTCAAGCCGGGCGTGAACCGCAAGACGCTGGCGCTGGACGGCACCGAAAGCTACGACGTCATCGGCGAACGCAAGCCGCGCGCCGACCTGACGCTGGTGATCCATCGCCGCGACGGCCAGACCGTTGAAGTCCCCGTGACCTGCCGCCTGGATACCGCCGAAGAAGTCTCTATCTACGAGGCCGGCGGCGTGCTGCAGCGCTTTGCCCAGGATTTCCTGGAAGCCGAATCCGTATCGGGCGCCGGCAAGCTGGCCGGCTGA
- a CDS encoding PaaI family thioesterase, with translation MSATPTIESPDANGWRQKSLPGFAGLIGPLWVRKEADGWAYGLLATSDHLNPAGVVHGGLLTALLDHALSAIAWEALARRACVTVQLDTHFLAAARAGQFLEVRGRVVRATSSLVFMQGELSVAGSAVATGAAVLKVLGGAALAP, from the coding sequence ATGAGCGCGACGCCCACCATCGAATCGCCAGACGCCAACGGATGGCGCCAGAAGTCGCTGCCGGGGTTCGCGGGCCTGATCGGCCCGCTGTGGGTCCGCAAGGAAGCGGACGGCTGGGCCTATGGCCTGCTGGCCACCAGCGATCACCTCAATCCCGCAGGCGTGGTGCACGGCGGCTTGCTGACCGCGCTGCTGGACCATGCGCTCAGCGCCATCGCATGGGAGGCGCTTGCGCGCCGCGCCTGCGTGACGGTGCAGCTGGACACGCACTTTCTGGCGGCGGCGCGCGCGGGGCAGTTCCTGGAGGTGCGCGGGCGCGTCGTGCGCGCGACTTCCAGCCTGGTGTTCATGCAGGGCGAACTGAGCGTGGCCGGGAGCGCGGTGGCGACGGGCGCGGCGGTGCTGAAGGTGCTGGGAGGCGCGGCGCTCGCGCCGTGA
- a CDS encoding putative transporter small subunit: protein MWLTAYFLIWPAISAAILALLCVTLWKDIRAARRSGQSMI from the coding sequence ATGTGGTTGACCGCTTATTTTCTGATCTGGCCGGCGATATCCGCCGCCATCCTGGCGCTCCTGTGCGTAACGCTGTGGAAGGACATCCGCGCCGCCAGGCGCAGCGGGCAGTCGATGATCTGA